The proteins below come from a single Pichia kudriavzevii chromosome 2, complete sequence genomic window:
- a CDS encoding uncharacterized protein (PKUD0B03470) yields the protein MTMSEDEKRTRRLQRFQETAPSGPGLVSRGGDTLLRDSPEARWALLRRVEAFLFRGVVDGDGNNGYVGGVHEPYKVRVNTEISNREYHLGDEGLKSGSIDQTWVLLQYRKLREGVISSRDTDQELCRRVFESGGRYFWTHGLISGYLPSLEKILNGESSNGCFDYQWAVSCLCVHLALVEGDIEGAWVLLVRVEGAHCMGPLWVLRRVLDGAARGEWFTVGRALRDLPRQVCASWVEARVRERQLAAIKRAYRCRGKPPSEEEIQNVCDDLEFGRKKEERANEAVNII from the coding sequence ATGACCATGTCGGAGGACGAGAAACGGACGAGACGATTACAACGGTTCCAAGAGACGGCTCCCAGTGGACCTGGCTTAGTATCACGAGGAGGAGACACTTTGTTACGAGACTCTCCTGAGGCTAGATGGGCGCTTCTCCGACGCGTCGAGGCGTTTCTTTTCAGGGGAGTAGTAGATGGTGATGGAAACAATGGTTATGTCGGTGGTGTCCATGAACCGTATAAAGTCCGAGTAAATACAGAGATTTCTAATAGAGAGTATCACCTTGGCGATGAAGGTCTCAAAAGTGGTAGTATTGATCAAACATGGGTGTTGCTACAGTACAGAAAATTAAGAGAGGGGGTAATTTCAAGTAGAGATACTGATCAAGAGCTATGTCGCCGCGTGTTCGAATCTGGCGGACGGTATTTCTGGACACATGGATTAATTAGTGGGTATCTCCCCTCATTAGAGAAGATTCTCAATGGAGAATCTTCTAATGGGTGTTTCGATTATCAGTGGGCAGTCAGTTGTCTCTGTGTGCATCTTGCCCTAGTAGAGGGGGACATTGAGGGTGCCTGGGTTCTGTTGGTGCGAGTGGAAGGGGCGCACTGCATGGGTCCTTTATGGGTGCTGCGCCGGGTACTTGACGGGGCGGCGCGGGGGGAGTGGTTTACTGTTGGTCGGGCGCTGCGAGATCTCCCCCGGCAAGTTTGTGCGAGCTGGGTGGAGGCTCGTGTTCGCGAACGCCAGTTAGCGGCAATCAAAAGGGCGTATCGTTGTAGGGGGAAACCACCTAGTGAGGAGGAAATACAGAATGTATGCGACGATCTCGAGTTTGGTAGGAAGAAAGAGGAGAGAGCAAACGAAGCCGTCAATATAATATAG
- a CDS encoding uncharacterized protein (PKUD0B03480; similar to Saccharomyces cerevisiae YGL026C (TRP5); ancestral locus Anc_4.92) — protein MSSHLRSAFVKAKEQGRNALVTFITAYYPTPQDTIDILKGLQNGGADVIELGIPFSDPIADGPTIQVANTKAIENGCTVQTCIDLVRRAREEGVTIPIVLMGYYNPILKYGEEKMVEASRNAGANGFIVVDLPPEEAVKFRNICSTHEMSYIPLVAPSTTDDRLKLLAEIADSFIYVVSRMGSTGASITVTDSVGPLCDHIRKFTGNTPLAVGFGISTRQHYLNVGKHSDGVVIGSKILSLISDAPAGARGKAAEDYVKSILNGDGENTFADSKIGLSTNVVENPDFTESHKHNPNFGNFGGQYVPEALHACLRELEVAFEDAIADPVFWEEFHSLYDYIGRPSTLHKAERLSEYAGGAQIWLKREDLNHTGSHKINNALAQILIAKRQGKTNIIAETGAGQHGVATATACAKFGMTCTVYMGAEDVRRQALNVFRMRILGAKVVAVENGTKTLRDATSEAFRSWVTNLKTTYYVVGSAIGPHPYPTLVRTFQSVIGNEIKKQFAEKNNGKLPNLVVACVGGGSNSTGTFSPFENDTQVKLLGCEAGGSGVDTNHHSATLTVGEPGVFHGVKTYVLQDEDGQVHDTHSVSAGLDYPGVGPELAAWKDSGRVEFIAVTDDQALEGFRLLSQYEGIIPALESSHAIYGAVEAAKKMDKNQHVVITVSGRGDKDVQSVAEVLPVLGPKIGWDLRFESGSDASK, from the coding sequence ATGTCCTCACATCTAAGAAGCGCCTTTGTTAAGGCTAAAGAACAGGGCAGAAACGCACTGGTCACATTTATTACTGCATATTACCCAACTCCTCAAGACACTATCGATATTCTCAAAGGCTTGCAAAATGGTGGAGCCGATGTGATAGAATTGGGTATTCCATTTTCCGACCCTATTGCAGACGGTCCTACTATTCAAGTTGCCAACACCAAGGCCATTGAGAATGGTTGTACGGTCCAAACCTGCATTGATCTTGTCAGGAGGGCAAGAGAGGAAGGCGTGACGATTCCAATTGTCTTGATGGGCTACTATAACCCTATATTGAAGTATGGAGAGGAGAAGATGGTTGAAGCTTCTCGAAATGCCGGAGCTAATGGTTTCATTGTCGTTGATTTGCCTCCTGAAGAAGCTGTCAAATTCAGAAACATTTGCTCAACTCATGAGATGTCATACATCCCACTAGTTGCACCTTCGACAACTGATGACAGATTGAAATTATTGGCGGAAATCGCTGATTCCTTCATCTATGTTGTTTCTAGGATGGGTTCAACAGGAGCTTCCATCACTGTCACCGATTCAGTGGGCCCTCTATGTGACCACATTCGGAAATTCACAGGGAACACACCTTTGGCTGTTGGTTTTGGTATTTCAACTAGGCAACATTACCTGAATGTCGGTAAACATTCGGACGGTGTAGTCATTGGCTCCaaaattttgagtttgattAGTGATGCACCAGCTGGCGCAAGAGGAAAAGCTGCTGAAGATTATGTCAAATCGATCTTaaatggtgatggtgaaaaTACTTTTGCAGACTCGAAAATCGGATTATCTACaaatgttgttgaaaatccGGATTTCACTGAATCCCATAAACATAACCCTAATTTCGGTAATTTTGGTGGACAGTATGTCCCTGAAGCTTTACACGCTTGTCTTAGAGAGTTAGAAGTGGCATTTGAGGATGCAATTGCAGATCCTGTCTTTTGGGAGGAGTTCCATTCCTTGTACGATTATATCGGCAGACCTTCAACTCTGCATAAGGCAGAGAGACTCTCTGAATATGCCGGCGGTGCCCAAATCTGGTTGAAGAGAGAAGATCTGAACCACACTGGTTCCCataaaatcaacaatgCCTTGGCTCAAATCTTAATTGCTAAAAGACAAGGTAAAACTAACATCATTGCAGAAACTGGTGCAGGTCAACACGGTGTCGCAACTGCTACTGCTTGTGCCAAATTCGGCATGACTTGTACTGTCTACATGGGAGCAGAAGATGTTAGAAGACAGGCATTGAATGTTTTCAGAATGAGAATCTTGGGTGCCAaggttgttgctgttgaaaatggtaCTAAAACCCTCAGAGATGCAACTTCAGAAGCTTTCAGATCTTGGGTCACCAATCTAAAGACAACATACTACGTTGTCGGTTCTGCAATTGGTCCTCATCCTTACCCAACATTAGTTAGAACTTTCCAAAGTGTTATTGGTAATGAGATCAAAAAGCAGTTTGCAGAAAAGAATAACGGCAAGTTACCAAATTTGGTGGTTGCTTGTGTTGGTGGTGgctcaaattcaactgGTACTTTCTCgccttttgaaaatgatacCCAAGTCAAATTGCTAGGTTGTGAAGCTGGTGGTTCAGGTGTTGACACCAATCATCATTCTGCTACATTGACAGTTGGTGAACCCGGTGTTTTCCATGGTGTTAAGACATACGTCTTGCAAGATGAAGACGGCCAAGTCCACGATACTCACTCGGTTTCGGCAGGCTTGGACTATCCAGGTGTTGGTCCGGAATTAGCAGCCTGGAAAGACTCCGGTCGTGTGGAATTTATTGCTGTTACCGATGATCAAGCATTGGAAGGTTTCAGATTGTTGTCCCAATATGAAGGTATCATTCCAGCATTAGAATCATCCCATGCTATATATGGTGCAGTTGAAGCAGCAAAGAAGATGGACAAGAACCAACATGTTGTCATCACAGTAAGTGGCAGAGGTGATAAGGATGTTCAAAGCGTTGCTGAGGTTTTACCTGTATTAGGTCCAAAAATTGGCTGGGATCTTAGATTTGAAAGCGGCAGTGATGCATCCAAGTAG
- a CDS encoding uncharacterized protein (PKUD0B03490; similar to Saccharomyces cerevisiae YBL014C (RRN6); ancestral locus Anc_4.91), with amino-acid sequence MLPYVPNIGISETYGTITRASLSVHPTLHWETSIAKAKTKKLTTSSKQILFAPKLEEPLERDKSQEAKDRMQKKLEREQSKIDEMEKRRTLSSFESSGLYDPTLSTLMPYIRDDNNDADGNSGNDDDEGEEEEEDGDEDVVTHDKSDTDDSSGDSSSEGEQQGKNNESENTKKPKLKKTFRLKKTDFFDPNISTQVQFFYLRKKLHVLFVLEDKVLTFGTMSKKFRFCKSIKLKSYIKCIQMVQINDGLALSLVRTNDDVYLLKCLYREKSLIVTKVFSFTRDDTWAGLADVKIHVGDTLKLCIIDNIGKFQIWETTGIGKTDFKKLNNRWDSIYQPQELSNFKRIVWVNENRLFFYSRSQVFNYELQTDELILKVNGGTWTRFLDLVKCNNELYFFLTTKEFIVVDVREGSFMKLLSWKHYWNDQDTSMFMNVLNGEDTKLCVVTSKHTGINFVVEFNPKTFQFVNQPYHFFTTNQDPAISITFNFEASQLVALQKTAGNVVSFLKVEYGNGNENVRIDDSNNTRFAKFKFPFFQENHYKILDGEPVQSKTEKPAEITARIYDNLETFLDTQSTAQISLIQLIEELRIPRNTKNVIKIVQHMIKNDNHNDTLIKINKSCYKKGFNVTGEYANEDTLNNQLDQITEFINSNISDENSSEVIFYLFLSSIEIWKTKQSMKMEETKREYASYFNDLPHEYREMIDSFEEDFYAVGINESEDESTYSNPRSSNIFSVPSVSISQVVPTVSVSQPKQKIVPKKKSKIAPKGSIFSSPIRNSTQPSQPLESSQPSQQSQLLTQKFSQPQFGISQSKGPKKKRRRTGF; translated from the coding sequence ATGCTTCCCTATGTACCTAATATAGGTATTTCGGAGACATACGGTACAATAACTCGGGCGAGTCTTTCGGTGCATCCGACGCTGCACTGGGAAACGTCTATTGCAAAGgcaaaaaccaaaaaattgacaacatcttcaaagcAAATCTTGTTTGCACCCAAATTAGAAGAGCCATTGGAACGTGACAAGTCACAGGAGGCAAAAGATAGAATGCAGAAGAAGCTTGAAAGGGAGCAGTCTAAAATagatgaaatggaaaagagaaggaCCTTGTCCAGCTTTGAGAGTTCTGGACTCTATGATCCCACATTGTCAACACTTATGCCATATATTCGtgatgataataatgatgCTGATGGAAATTCAGGaaacgatgatgatgagggggaggaggaggaggaggacGGTGACGAGGATGTGGTAACTCATGATAAAAGTGATACCGACGATTCCAGCGGTGATAGCTCTTCTGAAGGAGAACAGCAGGGGAAGAACAATGAATcagaaaatacaaagaaaccaaaactcaagaaaacattcagactaaagaaaacagatttttttgatcCAAATATCTCAACACAAGTACAATTCTTTTATCTTAGAAAAAAGTTACATGTCTTGTTTGTACTTGAAGACAAAGTACTAACCTTTGGAACTATGTCTAAAAAATTTAGGTTCTGCAAATCTATCAAGCTAAAATCATATATCAAATGTATACAAATGGTTCAGATTAATGACGGACTAGCATTATCACTTGTTCGAACAAATGATGATGTCTATCTCCTGAAATGCCTCTATCGAGAAAAATCGTTGATTGTAACGAAAGTTTTCTCCTTTACAAGGGATGACACTTGGGCAGGTCTAGCTGATGTTAAAATTCATGTTGGTGACACTTTAAAACTATGTATCATTGACAACATCGGTAAATTTCAGATTTGGGAGACCACAGGTATCGGGAAAACAGATTTCAAGAAGTTAAACAATAGATGGGATAGTATCTATCAGCCACAAGAACTATCTAATTTTAAAAGAATCGTTTGGGTTAACGAAAATCGCCTGTTTTTCTACTCAAGATCCCAGGTGTTTAACTACGAGTTGCAAACAGATgagttgatattgaaagttAACGGTGGGACATGGACTAGGTTTCTCGATCTGGTTAAATGTAATAATGAGTTATACTTTTTCCTTACTACAAAGGaatttattgttgttgatgtcCGTGAGGGGAGCTTCATGAAGCTATTATCGTGGAAACATTATTGGAATGATCAAGATACTTCGATGTTTATGAATGTTCTTAACGGTGAAGATACAAAATTATGTGTAGTCACTTCTAAACACACTGGTATCAACTTCGTAGTTGAGTTTAATCCCAAAACTTTTCAGTTTGTTAATCAGCCGTACCATTTTTTCACTACAAACCAAGACCCTGCGATATCTatcactttcaattttgagGCATCTCAATTAGTAGCTCTACAGAAGACAGCTGGTAATGTTGTCTCATTTTTAAAGGTGGAATATGGAAATGGCAATGAAAATGTGAGGATTGATGACTCAAACAACACTAGGTTTGCAAAGTTTaagtttcctttttttcaagaaaatcatTATAAAATACTCGATGGTGAACCAGTCCAATCAAAAACCGAAAAACCTGCAGAGATAACGGCTCGAATTTATGacaatttggaaacttttTTGGATACACAGTCCACTGCTCagatttctttgatacaattgattgaagaacTGCGTATTCCAAGAAACACAAAGAATGTGATTAAAATTGTGCAGCATATGATTAAAAACGATAACCATAATGATACTTTGATTAAGATAAATAAATCATGTTACAAGAAAGGTTTTAACGTTACAGGAGAATATGCAAACGAGGATACACTAAACAATCAGTTGGATCAGATAActgaatttatcaattcaAACATTAGTGATGAAAATTCATCAGAAGTAATTTTTTACCTATTTTTGAGCTCCAttgaaatttggaaaaccaaacaaagtATGAAAATGGAAGAGACCAAGAGAGAGTATGCGTCttatttcaatgatttgcCCCATGAATACAGAGAAATGATTGATTCTTTTGAGGAAGATTTTTATGCCGTTGGAATCAATGAGTCGGAAGATGAATCCACCTATTCTAATCCCAGGTCATCTAATATTTTCTCCGTACCTTCTGTTTCAATATCTCAAGTTGTCCCCACAGTCAGTGTTTCACAgccaaaacaaaaaatcgttccaaagaaaaaatctaAAATTGCCCCCAAGGGAAGCATCTTTAGTTCTCCCATCAGAAATTCAACACAACCATCCCAACCCCTTGAATCATCACAGCCTTCTCAGCAATCCCAACTTCTCACTCAGAAGTTCTCGCAGCCTCAATTCGGTATATCTCAATCCAAGGGGcctaaaaagaaaaggcGAAGAACAGGATTCTGA
- a CDS encoding uncharacterized protein (PKUD0B03460; similar to Saccharomyces cerevisiae YBL013W (FMT1); ancestral locus Anc_4.95), with amino-acid sequence MKIAYFGTDFFSISTLKHIVNHPSISHLDIITRLPKPSGRGLKSIKESPLATFAKSNDLNLLYAESKQDFEKLKHQYDLAVAVSFGQLIPALFLDTLKYPGLNVHPSLLPKYSGPAPLQRALLNNDKITGVTLQNLHPTHFDKGDILLQETHPIQQNETLLSLSESLANKGGEMLSYCLSNGLFDPSSPNYKTLKPQYPYSYAAKIKPAEREISWSSPSDYVIRQFNTLGPLYTFKPALKKDGSTVHKRIVLDNIVKSNRILSVSDEILPNGTFILGENDQLDIKCHDSFASVGTIKTEGIGSESPTKFVNSLSKKFGNTENIFISI; translated from the coding sequence ATGAAAATAGCATATTTTGGGACCGACTTTTTCTCCATATCCACCCTTAAACACATCGTCAACCATCCATCCATCTCCCATCTGGATATAATCACCAGATTGCCCAAACCTTCAGGCCGTGGCCTGAAATCTATCAAAGAGTCTCCATTGGCTACTTTTGCAAAGTCAAATGACCTGAACCTCCTATACGCAGAGTCCAAACAGgattttgagaaattgaaacacCAGTACGACTTGGCGGTAGCTGTCTCCTTTGGTCAGCTGATCCCAGCCCTGTTTTTGGATACTCTCAAATACCCTGGATTGAATGTACATCCTTCCTTACTACCAAAATACTCCGGTCCGGCCCCTCTACAGAGGGCTCTGTTGAACAATGACAAAATTACTGGTGTCACGCTCCAGAATTTGCATCCAACACACTTTGACAAAGGCGATATTTTATTACAAGAGACACACCCAATCCAGCAAAACGAAACTCTGTTATCGTTATCTGAATCTTTGGCAAATAAAGGTGGAGAGATGCTCAGTTACTGCCTGTCTAATGGCCTCTTCGATCCAAGCTCTCCCAACTATAAAACACTAAAGCCTCAATATCCTTACTCTTACGCTGCTAAAATTAAACCAGCAGAACGTGAGATTTCTTGGTCTTCGCCTTCAGATTATGTAATTAGGCAATTCAATACGTTGGGCCCATTGTACACTTTTAAGCCAGCATTGAAAAAGGATGGTTCGACCGTACATAAAAGAATCGTATTGGATAATATAGTTAAGAGTAATCGTATACTTTCCGTGAGTGACGAAATCTTGCCCAATGGTACCTTTATTTTGGGCGAGAATGACCAGTTAGATATAAAGTGTCATGATTCGTTTGCCTCAGTTGGTACTATCAAAACTGAAGGTATTGGCTCGGAATCCCCAACAAAATTTGTTAActctttatcaaaaaagtTTGGTAATACCgaaaatatcttcatcTCCATCTAA
- a CDS encoding uncharacterized protein (PKUD0B03475), translating into MATTTNNNNVKEEAPISIQALEAGEVDVGSVCRQLESLESLLGSIRSKMVQLLETLATADATTALGAESLVAQQAQESVAQLIGERATFLAEYRRLMPLVRYCKIKMGLSPDQQKVAQHHVV; encoded by the coding sequence ATGgccaccaccaccaacaacaacaacgtGAAAGAGGAAGCGCCAATATCGATCCAGGCTCTTGAAGCTGGAGAAGTTGATGTTGGGAGTGTCTGTCGTCAGCTTGAGTCTTTAGAATCGCTCCTTGGTTCTATTCGGTCGAAAATGGTACAATTATTAGAGACATTAGCGACGGCCGATGCAACTACGGCCTTGGGTGCAGAATCACTTGTTGCTCAACAAGCACAGGAGAGTGTTGCTCAACTCATTGGTGAACGAGCCACTTTCCTAGCAGAGTATAGGAGGCTTATGCCACTTGTTCGATACTGTAAAATTAAAATGGGGCTAAGTCCTGATCAGCAGAAGGTGGCGCAGCATCACGTGGTCTGA